Sequence from the Amycolatopsis sp. NBC_00345 genome:
GCAGCACTACAGCAACGGCTGGCGCATCGAGGGCGACATCGAGTGCTACAGCCACTGCGTCGGCCTCACCAACTGGGACGTGCGGGTGAAACAGCGCTTCACCGACGTGCCGAAGTGGATTCCCTTCGCCGGGCCCGGGCACTGGAACGACCTCGACTCGGTGGAGGTCGGCAACGGCGACGCCGACGGCCTGACCCCGGACGAGCGGCAGACCGTGGTCACGCTGTGGGCGGCCGAGGCCGCGCCCCTGCTGCTGGGCACCGACCTGACCAAGCTCGACCCGGCGGACCTCGCGCTGCTGACCAACCGGGAGGTCCTGGCGGTGGACCAGGCGGGGCGGCCCGCGCGCCCGCTGTCGCAGGCGACCCCGCAGCAGGTCTGGGTGAGCAAGGACGGTCACGGCGGTTACACCGTCGCGCTGTTCAACCTCGGCGCGGCCACCGCGACGGTCACCGCGGACTTCGGTGACCTGGGGTTCCGCGGCCCGGCCGTGGTCCGGGATCTGTGGAGCCACCGCAATCTCGGGGTCGAGCGCGGCGAGTTCAGCGCACCGCTGGCTCCCCACGCCTCCCGGCTCCTGCACGTCGTGCCGCTGGGCTGACCGCTGCGGCCGGATGACGGTTGCCCCACCCCGTCCGGGATGGGGCAACCGTCATCCGCCGCTTCGTTTTAGCTGTGCCCGCGTGCTCCGCTGTCCCCGGTCAGCGCGATCCGGAGGATCTTGTTGTCCAGCTTGCCGGGGCTGCCGCTCTTGTCGCCGTTGGTGGTGGTCAGCCAGAGGCTGCCGTCCGGCGCCGCGACGATCGTGCGCAAGCGGCCGTAAGTGCCGGTGAAGTACGCCTTCTGGGTGGGCAGCGAGTCGCCCGAGATGGGCATGCGCTGGACCTCCAGGCCGGTCAGCTCGGACATGAACAGCACGTCGCCGACGATGGCCAGGCCGCTGGGGGAGTGCTTGCCGGTCGGCGAGAACGTCCGCTTGGGCGCGATGAAATCGGGGTTGTCGCAGCTGCCGGAGGTGCCCTCGCAGGTGGGCCAGCCGTAGTTGCCGCCCTTGACGATCAGGTTGACCTCGTCCTGCTTCGAGTCGCCCAGCTCGGATTCCCACAGCCGGCCCTGCGAGTCCCACGCCAGTCCCTGGACGTTGCGGTGCCCGTAGCTCCAGAAGTACTTGCCGGGCTGGGGATTGTCACCGGGAACACTGCCGTCCGGGTTGAGCCGGAGGATCTTTCCGTTGAGGGAGTTGACGTTCTGCGCGTTGTCGCCGTTCTGCGCGTCGCCGGTGGTGGCGTAGAGCTTGCCGTCGGGGCCGAACGCCAGCCGGCCGCCGTTGTGGTAGCGGTTGCGGGCGATCCCGGAGAGCAGGACCTGCTCGCCGCTGATCCGGTCGTCGACGTACTGGAATCGCACGATCCGGTTGTCCGAAGGGCTGGTGTGGAACACATACAGCCAGTGGTCGGTGGCGAAGTCCTTCGACACCGCCAAGCCGAGCAGGCCGCCCTCGCCGCCGGTCGTGTCGACGCCGGGGACCGTGCCGACCACGGTCTGCTCGCCCGCCGGGGTGACCCGGACCAGCCGGAAGGTGTCCCGCTCGGAGACCAGCGCCGAACCGTCGGGCAGGAACGCCAGTCCCCACGGGATGTCGGAGTCGGTGGTGATCTGCGTGACCTCGCCGGGAATCGTGCCGGCGGAACTCTCGGTGGACGAGGCGGTGGCGGGTTTTCCGTGGGACAGCGTCGTGTCGGCGAGCGGCTCGGCCACCGACGGCGGCGCGATCAGCGCCATCGCGACGGCCAGTGCCGTCGCGCCGGTATAGGCGGCGCGCCATCGTTTGAAGTGGGTCACTGCTTCCTCCCAATCGGCTCGGGTTTCGGGCGGGGATGTGGGGCGGCGACCCAGGTTAGGAAACGCTCCTAACTTTTGCGCCGGATTACAGCACCGGCCACGGGCGGCTGTCAATCGGCCTTCCCTGTCAGCGGAAGCGGTTGCCCTGAAGGCCACCATGAGGGACCTCAGTGCCCTCATGGTGGCCTTCAGGGTCAGCGGAAGCGCTTTCACGGTTGCCGGACCGCGACGCCGAAGCGCCCCTCACCCGGGTTCGGGCGAGGGGCGCTTCGGCGCGTGGCGATCGGTCAGCGCGGGATCTGGGCGCAGTTGCCCGGCGCGGTCTTCCCGGAGAACCGGCCGTCCAGCCAGCTCAGGGCCAGCGGGAACCAGGCGACGGCGGTGCCCACGTGCGACAGCAGGTCGTACTGGTTGTACTGCACCGCGGTCCCGCTGGCGCAGAACTGCCGGGCGAGCGCCCGCACGTCGGCGGCGACCATGACCCCGTCGCCCGCGCCGATGCCGGGCTTGTTGCCGAGGGTGCCTTCGAGGATGCCGTTGGCGCCCTGGCCGATGAGCATCGGCACGGTGGGGGAGGCGGCGCCGAGCATGGTGATCTTCTTGACCGTGTCGACGAAGACCGGGATGGTGTCCGGGCTGGAGGCGTACTCGGGCTTGACGAGTTTCTGCCAGGTCAGCCCGGAGGCCTGGGGCAGCGCGTCGATGATCGAGGAGTGCTGGAGCTTGTTGTACAGCGCCAATCCCTGGCTGTTGAGGTACGGCGTGAGGTCGATGTCGAAGGCGCGGCCGGCGCCGATCAGGGCCATCGCGATGACCCCGGCCCAGACCGGGCTCCCGCTGACGTAGTCGAGGTTCTTGCGCGGGTTGGCCAGCACCCCGCCCTCGGCCGCGCCGACCAGGTTGCGGTTGACGTCGGGGGCGTAGGCCGGGGCGAGCTGGGCGGCCCAGCCGGTGGCGATCGCGCCGCCGGAGTAGCCGATCGCGCCGACCTTCGTGTCGCTGGTGAGCCCCGTGGCCGGCGAGGCGCTCGCGGCCCGGATCGAGTCCAGGGTGTTCATCCCGTACTCGGGACCGGCGGCGAAGTCCGCCGCCTGGCCTTCGGTGTCGGGGAACAGGACGGTGTAGCCCTGGGACAGCCACGGCACCAGGAAGACGCTCTCGAAGTTGGCGATCAGCCCGGGGATCCGGACGTCACCGGCGATGGCGCGCGACGGCCCGTCTTCCGGGTTCAGCGAGTCGTAGAACGACTGGTAGCTCACGGCTTTGGGCGTGGCTGGGGTGACGGGCGGCTTCACGACCGAGGTGACATTGGCGGTCGGCTGCCCGAGTGAGCCGGTGGAGCGGTAGAGCAGCTGCACGACCTGCAGCGGCAGCGGGAGCCCGAGGACGTGGTACGGAATGGTGCGCGTCTTCAGCACCGCGCCCGGCGCGTACGAGGACAGCGGGGCGCTGCCGGAATAGGTGTAGAACGAATCGCTTCCGGCCGTCGCCGCGCTCGCTGCCGGATTCCCGGCCAGCGAGGCCAGGAGCAGCGTGATCACGGCAGCGATGGCGCTGCGCGGTTTGACCTTCATGTCGTGGAGCCCTCTCGATTTCGGCAGGCGAAAACGGCGCGGGAAAGCGATCTCCGAGCCGGGTGCAAAACGGTGGGGTGGCGAGTGCCGTGGGAGCACCCCGGCGTCGAGGGGGCGCGGCCGTGGAGGTGCTGTCGCTACGACATCGGGGCCTCCCGGGAGACGTCATCGTCACCTACTGGCGAGTAGCATGCACCGGGGCCCGGAATATTTCAAGTGCCCGATGACCAAGGGAGCCCGCCCGCGCACGCTCGGCGCTGTCCCTTCGTGCCTGGTCGCAGCTCCGGACGCGCTGTCGCCGCTAGGGTGACCGGTATGGACACACGCGACCCGGCCGGGCCCGGCCGGCCCGTGATCGGCTGGCTCGCGGTCCGGCTGCAGGGCAGCGGCGGGCTGCTGGACGGCGTGGCGGCGCGGCCGCGGGTTCGCGCGGACGGGCAGGTGTGGCTGAGCTGGCTCGGCGCCCCCTCGGTCGACGCGGTCGCGACGGCGCTGCTGACGGTGCGGGACCCGGATTTTCCGGTCGAACCGGTGCCCAGCAGTCACTTCGAGCAGGCCCGGCTGCGAGTCGGCGGGGTCCTGGTCGTGCTGGACACCCAGGACCGCGCCGGCGAATAGCGCCGTCGATGCGTTGCCCGCCTTGGCTTGTGATATCCATGGCCGCCAATGGCGGTGCCGGATTCTCCCGGTACCGGTGAAAGGACACTCGATGATCCAGCTCGGCCGCACCGGCATCGACGTGTTTCCCCTTGTGCTCGGCGGGAACACGTTCGGCTGGACCAGTGACGAGGCGACTTCGCACCAGGTGCTGGACGCCTTCGTCGCGGGCGGGGGCAACTTCATCGACACCGCAGACGGCTACTCGGCGTTCGTGCCGGGCAATCCCGGCGGCGATTCGGAGACGATCATCGGCTCGTGGCCGGCCGCAAGAACCGCGACGCCGTGGTGATCGGCACCAAGGTGAGCACCCACCCGAAGTTCAAGGGACTGGCGGCGGCCAACGTCGCGGCGGCCCTGGACGCCTCGCTGACGCGGCTGGGAACCGACTACGTCGACGTGTACTACGCCCACATCGACGACCCCAAGACGCCGCTCGCCGAAACCGTGGCCGCGTTCAACTCGCTGCACAAAGCCGGCAAGATCCGCGCGGTGGCCCTGTCGAACTACACCGGCGCCCGGATCACCGAGTGGCTGGACATCTCCCGCCGCGAAGGGTTCGAGCCGCCGGCCGTCGTCCAGCCGCACTACAACCTCGTGATGCGGCAGCCGTACGAGCGCGAGATCGCTCCCGTCCTCGCCGACGCGGACATCGCCTCCGTGCCGTACCTCGCGCTGGCCAGCGGATTCCTCACCGGCAAGCACCGCAAGATCGGCGCGTACCGCAAGGTCCGGCCTTACCTCGCGGTGGTCGGCGGGCTCCTCGCCGGCAAGCAGCGCACGAAGAAGGAGGAGTTCGGCGGAAGCGCCCGGCAGATTCCCGCCGCCCGGTACTTCTCCGCGGCCGGGCTCGCCGTGGTCGACGTGGTCGGGTAAGGACTCGTGAGTGTTGAGGACGGTTAGAACCGTCATCAACACTCACGAGCGGCCACGCTTTCGGGGCCCGGCCTAGCCGCCGATCCGGACCAGTGGCAGGTACACCTCGTCGACGATCTCGATGATGACTTTGTCGTCGACGGGCACGCCGAACAGCAGGAACTGGTTGCGCAGCAGGTCGGTGGCGACCAGGGCGCGCCGGGAGCCGAGGATCCCGGGCTCGGTCTCGCCGCGTTCGACGGCCCTGGCCAGGATGACGCCGATCGCGGTGGGGCCGGTGGCCTGGATCTGTTCCCGGACCAGCCGGGCGAACTCCTCGTCGCGGGTCATCTCGGCGAGCAGGCCGCGCAGGATGCCGCCGAGCGGGCTGGCCATCTTCGCCGAGAGCTGCCGCAGCAGCGCGAGCACGTCCGCCCGCAGCTCGCCGGTGTCGGGCACTTCCACCTCGGCGACGCCTTGCCGGCGGCACGCGTCCATGACCAGCTCGGCCCGGCCGGACCACCGGCGGTAGAGCGCGGCCTTGCTGGTGCGGGCCCGGGCGGCGACCCGGTCCATGGTCAGCGCGCCGTAGCCCGTTTCGGCGAGTTCTTCGAGCGCCGCCGTGAAAATGGCGTGCTCCAGCTCCTCGCCACGCCGCCGTGGTCCTTTGCGGTGGTCGACGGGAGAGTCGAGAGTCTGTGCGACGTTCTGTGACAGGGTGACTCCTGAGAGTTTACTGAGAGTTCGACGCGTTCCCTGGAAGGATACCTTAGCTCCGAGTTAGAGTACTAGTAGTTCTTTAATCGCCCAGCGCTTCGCTGGCTGGAGACTCGAGGGGATCGATGACCGAGACTGTCGTGACACCGCGGACCGAGGACGCCCCGGTTTTTCCGGACGACCGCACCTGCCCGTACCAGCTGCCCGAGGGGTATTTCCGGCTGCGCGACGAGGAAGGCTCGCTGCGCAAGATGAAGCTCTTCGACGGCCGCGAGGCGTGGGTGGTGACCAAGCACGGGGTCGCGCGCAAACTGCTGGGCGACCCCCGTCTGTCGTCGGACCGCAGCCACCAGGACTTCCCGGCGGCTTCACCGCGGTTCAAGGGGTTCCGCGGGGGGCCGAAGGCGTTCATCAGCATGGACCCGCCGGAGCACGGGCCGAGGCGGCGGATGGTGATCGGCGACTTCACCGTCAAGCACATCAAGGGGATGCGCGGGGACATCGAGCGGATCGTCCACGGCTTCATCGACGACCTGCTCGCGGCCGGCCCGGCCGCCGACCTGGTCAGCCAGTTCGCGCTGGCGGTGCCCTCCATGGTGATCTGCCAGATGCTCGGCGTGCCCTACGCCGACCACGAATTCTTCCAGGATGCCAGCCGCCGGCTCGTGCAGTCGACCGACGCCGAGGGGCTCATCGCCGCCCGCGAGGACCTCAGCGGCTACCTGGACGGGCTGATCACCCGGCTGCAGGCCGAGCCGGGGCCGGGCCTGCTCGGCAGCCTGGTGGCCGGGCAGCTGGCGAACGGGGAGATCGACCGCGAGGAGCTGGTCGCGTCCGCGATCCTGCTGCTCGTCGCCGGGCACGAGACGACGGCGTCGATGACCTCGCTGGGCGTGATCACCCTGCTGGAGCACCCGGACCAGCTGGCGGCCCTGCGCGCCGACCCCGGCCTCGTCCCGGGCGCGGTCGAAGAGCTGCTGCGTTACCTCGCCATCGCCGACCTCGCGGGCAGCCGCATCGCGACGGCCGACATCGAGATCGGGGGAGAGGTCATCCGGGCCGGCGAGGGGGTCATCGTGCCCAACTCGATCGCCAACCGCGACGGCTCGGTCTTCGAGGACCCGGACAAGTTCGACGTGCGCCGCTCGGCCCGCCACCACATCGCGTTCGGGTACGGCGTGCACCAGTGTCTCGGCCAGAACCTGGCCCGCCTGGAGCTCGAAGTGATCATCACCGCGCTGTTCGACCGGATCCCCACCCTGCGCCTCGCCGTTCCGGTGGAGGAGCTGACGTTGCGGCCGGGGACGACGATCCAGGGCGTCAACGAACTTCCCGTCACCTGGTGACAGCGGTCCCGTCGGCCCGGCTCAGCCCTGCCGGGCCGGCCGGAGGGTGATGTCGCCGATTTCGACGTCCTCGGGCTGTTCGATGGCGAACGCGATGGCGCGCGCCACGGCGTCGGGGCTGATTCCGAGTGCTGCCATGGCTTTCTGGGCCTGCGCCCGCTGCTCGGGGTCGTCGAGGTAGTCGACGAGTTCGGTGTGGACGTACCCGGGCGAGATGGAGGTCGTGCGGAGAACGCCGTCGGTGGACTCCTGGCGCAGGGCCTCCATCAGGGTGCGCACGGCGTTCTTGGTACCCGCGTAGACGGCCTGGGTCGGGACGATCTTGAGGCCCGCGGTCGACACCGTGGTGACGAAGTGCCCGTGGCCCTGTTCGCGGAACACGGGCAGTGCCGCGGCGATGCCGTGCAGGACGCCGCGCAGGTTCACGTCGATCATCGTGTCCCAGTCGTCGACGTCGAGCGCGGCGACGGGGGCGATCCGGGCGAGCCCGGCGTTGCCCACCAGGACGTCGAGGCGGCCGAACCGGTCCACGGCCAGCGCCACCAGCTGCTTGAGGTCGGCGCGCCGGGTGACGTCGACTTCCAGCCTCTCCGCGCGGCCGCCTCCGGCCCGGATCCGCGCCACGAGCGAGTCGAGCCGGTCGGTGCGCCGGGCGCCCAGCACGACGGCCGCGCCGCGGCTCGCCAGGTCCAGGGCGGTGGCCGCGCCGATCCCGCTGCTGGCTCCGGTGATGGCGACGACTTTGCTGTCCAGCGTGCTCATCGTTACGTCTCCTGTTCTAAACTGACAAGTGTCCGGTTGTCACTCCACCGTACCGGACACTTGTCCACATGGCTACGCGGGAGGGGAGGCGGCGTCGTGACGAGCCGTGAGCGCAGGTCGGACGCGGTCGCCAACCGGGACCGCATCGTCGAGGCCGCGCGGGCCGAGCTGAGCGAGTCCAACGGGGCCGCCGCCGACCTGAAGCTGCACCGGGTCGCCAAGGCGGCGGGGGTGGGGCAGGGCACCCTCTACCGGCACTTCCCGACCCGCGAGCACCTGCTGGCGGAGGTGTACCGGGACGAGCTGACCCAGCTGGTCGACGCCGTGGAACCGCTGCTGGCCGAGCATCCGCCGCTGCGGGCGCTGACCGGCTGGCTGCAGCGGACGGTCGAGTACGCGCGGGTCAAACGCGGGGTCATGGCGGCGATCGAGGCGTCGGCGTGGCAGGACCTCTACTCCGGCCACCACCACCGGCTCGACGAAGCGCTCGGGAAGCTGCTCGATCGGGGAAAGGACGCGGGCGAAGTGCGCGAAGACATCGACGCCACCGACGTCATTCTGCTCTTGGGCGCGTTGTCGCGTATCCCCGAATCGGAGTGGGACCCGCGCGCGCAGACGGTGGTGGCCGTCATCGTGGACGGCATCAGCGCTCGTTGAGAATAGGGCCCGGCCGGCAGCGGTTGTCGCGGGTGGTCAACGGCTTCCGTTGTAATATTTAGCATGAGCAATCCACTGGTGGCGCCGACGCAGGATTCGACCAAGGCGTACTCCGGGATCTCGCTGCTGGAGTCGGCGGCCGACCTGAAGTCGGCGATCGAATCCGGGGACTGGGCGTCGGTGGCGATGGGGGCGGTCGGCACGGCGCTGGACGCGCTGTCGATGGCGATGGACCCGTTCGGCGCGATCCTGGCCGCGGGGGTGGCGTGGCTGATGGAGCACGTGGGGCCGCTCAAGGAGGCGCTGAACGGGCTGACCGGCAACGCGGACGAGATCGCGGCGCAGTCCCAGACCTGGGCCAACGTCGCGAAGGAGCTGGAGAGCGTCGGCGGCGACCTCGGCGACATGGTCAAGGCGGACCTGGAGTCGTGGACCGGTCCGGCGGCGGACGCGTACCGGCAGCGTTCGCAGGATTCGGTGGCGCTGCTGGGTTCCGCGCAGAAGGGCTGTGAAGGCGCTTCCAGCGGGGTGAAGACCGCGGGCGAGGTGGTGGGCGCGGTCCGCAGCCTGGTGCGCGACATCATCGCGGAGCTGATCGGGCACATGATCAGCTGGGCGCTGCAGGTGGTGTTCACGCTCGGCATCGGGCTGACCTGGGTGGTGCCGCAGGTGGTCGCGGCGGTAGCGAAAACGGCGTCGAAGATCGCGGACGTGACGACCCGGTTGGTCAAGGCGCTGAAGGCTTTGATCCCGCTGCTGAAGAAGGCCGGCACGCTGTTCGAGGACGCGGCGAAGGGGCTGAAAAGCCTCAAGGGCGGGAAGGTCTCCGCGCCGCCGAAGACGTCGAAGATCGACAGCACGCCGAAGGCGCCGACGCCCAAGGGCGGGGACGGCGGCGGCACGCCGAAGGGCGGGGACTCCACGACGACGTCCGGCGACCATTCGTCGCCGAAGGGCGGGGACCCGACCACGACGTCGGGCGATCACTCGTCGCCGAAGGGCGGCGACAACGGTGGCGCGGGTCATTCGGACCCGCCCGGCGACACGCCCAAGAGCCCTCCGCCCGGCGACAAGGCCCCTTCCGAGCAACCCCACGGCGACGGGACGACGACGTCGTCGGCGCCGAAGGACCCGCCCGGCGACGGGTCGAAGATCAAGGACGACCCCAACCCCGCGGAGCACAAGACGCCGGCCGACGAGGTCACGGACTGCGGTGACCCGATCGACGTCGCGACCGGCGCCGTCCTGCTGCAGCAGGAGGATGTGTCGCTGCCCGGCGCGCTGCCGCTCGTCGTCGGACGCACGCACCGCTCGTCCTACCGGGTGGGCCGGCTCTTCGGCCCCACCTGGACCTCGACGCTGGACGAGCGGATCGAGGTGGAGCCGGACGGGCTGCACCTGGCGCTGGCCGACGGCACGCTGCTGCGCTACCCGGTGCCGAGGGGGATGGAGGCAGTGCTCCCCGAGAGCGGCCCGTACCTGGCGCTGCGCCGGGTCCGGCACGGCTTCATCGTCGGCGACCCGCGGTCGGACCGCATGCGCTACTTCGCGGGCCGCCGCGGCCAGGCCGTCCTGCCGCTGCGCGCGCTCGTGGACGGTGCGGGGAACCGGATCGTGCTGCGGTACCGCGAGGGCGTGCCGGTGGCGGTCGAGCATTCCGGCGGCTACCGCGTCGAGATCGACATCGCCGACGGCCTCGTCACGGCCCTGCGCGCCCCGGGCTCCCCGGTCCCGCTGGCCGAGTACCGCTACGACTCCGCGCGCCGCCTGGTCGAGGTCACCGACGCGGTCGGCACCCCGCAGAAGTTCACCTACGACGCCGACGGCCGGCTGGTGCGCTGGGACGACGTCAACGGCCGCTGGTACCGCTACGGCTACGACGGCCGGGGCCGCTGCGTGCGCGCCCAGGGCACCGGCGGCTACCTCGACACCGAATTGGCCTACGACACCGAAAACCGGGTCACCACGGTCACCGACTCGCTCGGCGCGGTCACCCGTTACCACCTCGACGAACAGCTGCGGGTGATCGGGCAGACCGACCCGCTCGGCCACACCACCAGCGCCGAGCGCGACCGCTTCGGCCGGGTGCTCGCCGAGACCGACGAGCTCGGCAACGTCACCCGCTGGGACTACGACGGGATCGGCAACCTCATCGCGGTGACGCGTCCCGACGGCAGCCGCATCGTGATCGAGTACAACGAGGGGCGCCGGCCCAGCACGATCACCGGACCGGACGGCGGCCTGTGGCGTTACGAATACGACCGGCGCGGCAGCCTCGCCCGCACCGTCGACCCGGCCGGCGCCGCGACCTCCTACACCTACGACCCGCACACCGGCACCATGGACTCGGCGACCGACGCCCTCGGTTACGTGACCCGGATCCAGTCGAACGCCGCCGGCCTGCCGGTGGTCATCACCGCGCCGGACGGCGCCGTGTGGCGCTACGGCTACGACGCGCTCGGCAACACCACCAGCGAGACCGATCCGCTGGGCCACACCACCACCATGGTCAGCGACGCCGCCGGCAACCTCGTGCAGGCGCGTGACGCCGACGGCGCGATCCAGCGGTTCGCCTCGACGGCGCGGGGCAACTCCGAGGAGCTGACGGACGCGCGCGGTGGCGTCAGCCGCATCGAGTACGCCCAGTTCGACCTGCCCGTCAGCGAGCGGCGCGCCGGCGGCGGCCTGCTGAAGTACGGCTACGACACCCAGCTGCGGCTCACCTCGGTGACCAACGAACGGGGCCTGGTGTGGCGGTACGAGTTCGACGCCGCGGGCCGGATGGTGGGGGAGACCGACTACAACGGGCGCGTCCTGCGCTACGGCTACGACGCGGCGGGGC
This genomic interval carries:
- a CDS encoding lipase family protein produces the protein MKVKPRSAIAAVITLLLASLAGNPAASAATAGSDSFYTYSGSAPLSSYAPGAVLKTRTIPYHVLGLPLPLQVVQLLYRSTGSLGQPTANVTSVVKPPVTPATPKAVSYQSFYDSLNPEDGPSRAIAGDVRIPGLIANFESVFLVPWLSQGYTVLFPDTEGQAADFAAGPEYGMNTLDSIRAASASPATGLTSDTKVGAIGYSGGAIATGWAAQLAPAYAPDVNRNLVGAAEGGVLANPRKNLDYVSGSPVWAGVIAMALIGAGRAFDIDLTPYLNSQGLALYNKLQHSSIIDALPQASGLTWQKLVKPEYASSPDTIPVFVDTVKKITMLGAASPTVPMLIGQGANGILEGTLGNKPGIGAGDGVMVAADVRALARQFCASGTAVQYNQYDLLSHVGTAVAWFPLALSWLDGRFSGKTAPGNCAQIPR
- a CDS encoding cytochrome P450, producing MTETVVTPRTEDAPVFPDDRTCPYQLPEGYFRLRDEEGSLRKMKLFDGREAWVVTKHGVARKLLGDPRLSSDRSHQDFPAASPRFKGFRGGPKAFISMDPPEHGPRRRMVIGDFTVKHIKGMRGDIERIVHGFIDDLLAAGPAADLVSQFALAVPSMVICQMLGVPYADHEFFQDASRRLVQSTDAEGLIAAREDLSGYLDGLITRLQAEPGPGLLGSLVAGQLANGEIDREELVASAILLLVAGHETTASMTSLGVITLLEHPDQLAALRADPGLVPGAVEELLRYLAIADLAGSRIATADIEIGGEVIRAGEGVIVPNSIANRDGSVFEDPDKFDVRRSARHHIAFGYGVHQCLGQNLARLELEVIITALFDRIPTLRLAVPVEELTLRPGTTIQGVNELPVTW
- a CDS encoding TetR/AcrR family transcriptional regulator; amino-acid sequence: MTSRERRSDAVANRDRIVEAARAELSESNGAAADLKLHRVAKAAGVGQGTLYRHFPTREHLLAEVYRDELTQLVDAVEPLLAEHPPLRALTGWLQRTVEYARVKRGVMAAIEASAWQDLYSGHHHRLDEALGKLLDRGKDAGEVREDIDATDVILLLGALSRIPESEWDPRAQTVVAVIVDGISAR
- a CDS encoding RHS repeat-associated core domain-containing protein; protein product: MSNPLVAPTQDSTKAYSGISLLESAADLKSAIESGDWASVAMGAVGTALDALSMAMDPFGAILAAGVAWLMEHVGPLKEALNGLTGNADEIAAQSQTWANVAKELESVGGDLGDMVKADLESWTGPAADAYRQRSQDSVALLGSAQKGCEGASSGVKTAGEVVGAVRSLVRDIIAELIGHMISWALQVVFTLGIGLTWVVPQVVAAVAKTASKIADVTTRLVKALKALIPLLKKAGTLFEDAAKGLKSLKGGKVSAPPKTSKIDSTPKAPTPKGGDGGGTPKGGDSTTTSGDHSSPKGGDPTTTSGDHSSPKGGDNGGAGHSDPPGDTPKSPPPGDKAPSEQPHGDGTTTSSAPKDPPGDGSKIKDDPNPAEHKTPADEVTDCGDPIDVATGAVLLQQEDVSLPGALPLVVGRTHRSSYRVGRLFGPTWTSTLDERIEVEPDGLHLALADGTLLRYPVPRGMEAVLPESGPYLALRRVRHGFIVGDPRSDRMRYFAGRRGQAVLPLRALVDGAGNRIVLRYREGVPVAVEHSGGYRVEIDIADGLVTALRAPGSPVPLAEYRYDSARRLVEVTDAVGTPQKFTYDADGRLVRWDDVNGRWYRYGYDGRGRCVRAQGTGGYLDTELAYDTENRVTTVTDSLGAVTRYHLDEQLRVIGQTDPLGHTTSAERDRFGRVLAETDELGNVTRWDYDGIGNLIAVTRPDGSRIVIEYNEGRRPSTITGPDGGLWRYEYDRRGSLARTVDPAGAATSYTYDPHTGTMDSATDALGYVTRIQSNAAGLPVVITAPDGAVWRYGYDALGNTTSETDPLGHTTTMVSDAAGNLVQARDADGAIQRFASTARGNSEELTDARGGVSRIEYAQFDLPVSERRAGGGLLKYGYDTQLRLTSVTNERGLVWRYEFDAAGRMVGETDYNGRVLRYGYDAAGRLVRRTNGAGQTITIERDSVGRVVRRSSADEVVEYTYDAAGRLLSASTVDADVRFAYDARGRVLSESINGRVVHSRYDSLGRRVSRRTPSGAESVFGYDTVDRPTALATAGRTLRFGYDAAGRETVRRLVGDTGPVAELRQDWTPTGQLSGQTVLRGADIVQRREYGYLPDGYLAEVDDLISGPRSLDVDPDGRVRAVRGPRWQENYDYDLTGAVTGAGWSGASEAGGSRAYTGTLLTSAGATTYAHDGDGRVIARERGGKRWTYEWSAENRLVGVRTPEGAVWRYRYDPFGRRVAKQRLDQAGGVAEQVEFAWDGQRPAEQVHSGPGRPPVATVWEYAPGVELPLTQTERVLGATGPERFHAIVADLVGAPAELVDETGAVAGHLHTALWGPVVSAGGTAGTPLRFPGQYHDAETGLHYNRHRYYDPETGRYLSHDPLGLIPAPDSMAYVDNPTAMIDPLGLGPQRTTPCAAKAAAANADGGAGSNRFHPYSRGQSTPKPGKQRKYPESTYGDRNAERKRLDNKFDYKIDGDSTHQSEHVGGFDITNDNGGAKGARTDKDNKPLENNSSAYYEDWANHRYHPGTGKGGGNHESGFTKGDVRDAPNTKEDKPGTKPEDSLGYNDRLGSYRYAQRKALESNDPSTAVQLNQLGYAHQQGFQTPETLKQHADPHSFSDKIYHGDDPNHTHNPDHPLYDKGKADAAKAEQDRRDAIDSESNLPGRSALDEKKRMQVADDSYHKMVDDMHQGGKGMRYNPRPFDDDGNPIPTPPGGSKVDGSSHVTTRPVDQWDAAEMHAARDAARTGKWPGDEAFQWMYKDPTPEDWAKLERGDFDPPQVSPNRPGSPMDVD
- a CDS encoding SDR family oxidoreductase — encoded protein: MSTLDSKVVAITGASSGIGAATALDLASRGAAVVLGARRTDRLDSLVARIRAGGGRAERLEVDVTRRADLKQLVALAVDRFGRLDVLVGNAGLARIAPVAALDVDDWDTMIDVNLRGVLHGIAAALPVFREQGHGHFVTTVSTAGLKIVPTQAVYAGTKNAVRTLMEALRQESTDGVLRTTSISPGYVHTELVDYLDDPEQRAQAQKAMAALGISPDAVARAIAFAIEQPEDVEIGDITLRPARQG
- a CDS encoding PQQ-dependent sugar dehydrogenase, giving the protein MTHFKRWRAAYTGATALAVAMALIAPPSVAEPLADTTLSHGKPATASSTESSAGTIPGEVTQITTDSDIPWGLAFLPDGSALVSERDTFRLVRVTPAGEQTVVGTVPGVDTTGGEGGLLGLAVSKDFATDHWLYVFHTSPSDNRIVRFQYVDDRISGEQVLLSGIARNRYHNGGRLAFGPDGKLYATTGDAQNGDNAQNVNSLNGKILRLNPDGSVPGDNPQPGKYFWSYGHRNVQGLAWDSQGRLWESELGDSKQDEVNLIVKGGNYGWPTCEGTSGSCDNPDFIAPKRTFSPTGKHSPSGLAIVGDVLFMSELTGLEVQRMPISGDSLPTQKAYFTGTYGRLRTIVAAPDGSLWLTTTNGDKSGSPGKLDNKILRIALTGDSGARGHS
- a CDS encoding TetR/AcrR family transcriptional regulator; its protein translation is MSQNVAQTLDSPVDHRKGPRRRGEELEHAIFTAALEELAETGYGALTMDRVAARARTSKAALYRRWSGRAELVMDACRRQGVAEVEVPDTGELRADVLALLRQLSAKMASPLGGILRGLLAEMTRDEEFARLVREQIQATGPTAIGVILARAVERGETEPGILGSRRALVATDLLRNQFLLFGVPVDDKVIIEIVDEVYLPLVRIGG